CCCTTGAGATTGGTCTTGGGCGGCTTGGCATCCCTGGCCGCCGCACCGCTCGCGATCAGAGCGGCGGCGAGCAGAGCGGAAAGAGCGTAACGCATGAGACTCTCCTTGCGTCGTCAATGGCCTGCCATACGACATCGCGCCTGAACCGGCGGTGAGCCGTGCCACCTGTGCGTTATTCCGCCGGCCCGCGCCATGCCCTCTGGCCTTGGCCGCGCGAGCCAATTACCGAGGGGGCGAACGACTTGCCCGGCAGGTCCCAACCGCCGCGACAGGGGAATACGCCTTCATGGATCTCAGCCCGCTGCCCGTCGAAAGCGTCGTCGGCGCCTTTCTGCTGGCGTTTCCGGCGCTGTTCTCGATCGTGAACCCGGTGGGCGCGGCGCTGATCTTCAACGAGGTGATGACCGGCCGCACGCGCGCCGAGCGCCATCGCATGGCCGCCCGCATCGGCATCTATTCCACGATCGTGCTGCTCGTGTCGCTGTGGCTGGGCAGCTATGTGCTGAACTTCTTCGGTGTGAGCCTGGAGGCGCTGCGGATCGCCGGCGGCCTCGTCGTCGCTATCCGCGCCTGGACGCTGCTGATGCAGCCCGGCACGCATGAGGAGCGCAAGGCCAGCGCCGCCGCGCCCGCGCAGGATGCGGGCGAGGATGTCGCCTTCTTCCCGCTCACCATGCCCTTCACCACCGGGCCGGGCACGATCGCGGTGGCGATCGCGCTCTCGTCCCAGCGCCCCGCCAGCGGCATCGGCACGTTGCCCTTCTTCGGCGGCATGAGCCTGGCCGCCGTCGCCATCGCGATCATCATCTGGCTCGCCTATCGCTGGGCGGATCGGGTGGTGGCGTTGCTCGGCAATGCGGGCGCGCGGGTCTTCTCCCGCCTCGTCGCCTTCCTGCTGCTGTGCGTGGGCGTGCAGATCATCGTCACGGGCGCGATCGGCGTGGCGCACATCATGTTCACCCAGACCCCGCGATAACGGCACCGGGCGACGATGCGCGAGGCGGTGCGCCATCCCGGCTGGACGATCGCCGCGACGATGCTGGCCTCCAGCCTCGCCTTCATCGACGGATCGGTGACGAACGTGGCGCTGCCCGCGATCGGGCATGATCTGCAGGCGCGGGGCGAGGCGCTGCCATGGGTGATCAACGCCTATCTGCTGCCCCTCTCCGCGCTGCTGCTGATCGGGGGTGCCGCAGGCGATCATTTCGGACGGCGGCGGGTGCTGACCTGGGGCATCCTGCTGTTCGCGGCCGCCTCGGTCGCCTGTGCGCTGGCGGCCGATCTGCACGTGCTGCTGGCCGGGCGCGTGCTGCAGGGGATCGGCGCGGCTTTGCTGATGCCGAACAGTCTCGGCATCCTCGGCAGTTCGTTCGAGGGCGAGGCGCGTGGGCGTGCCGTGGGCACCTGGGCGGCGGCGGGCGCCATCGCCAGCGCGATCGGGCCACCGCTGGGTGGCTGGATGGTCGATGCGATCGGCTGGCGCGTGATCTTCTACATCAACATTCCCGTCGCCGCCGCCGCGATCCTGATCGCGCGGGCGTATGTGGCGGAAAGCGCCAGCGAAGAGGGCCGGCTCGACTGGCTGGGCGCGCTGCTCGCGACCGGGGCGCTGGGCGCGCTGACCTGGGCGCTGACTTTGTGGTCCGCGCATCATCAAGCCTCGCCCGCCAGCTGGACGGGATTGAGCGCGGGCATCGCGCTCCTGATCCTGTTCGTGGTGACCGAGCATCGGCTGGGCGAGCGCGCGATGATGCCGCTCTCGTTGTTCGGATCGCGACCGTTCGTGGGCCTCACCTTGCTGACCTTCCTGCTCTACGGCGCGCTCGGCGGGCTGATCGTGATGCTGCCCTATCTGCTGATCGTCGGCGGCGGCTACAGTCCGGCGCAGGCGGGGCTGGCGCTGCTGCCCTTCTCGATCGTGATCGGTACGGCCTCGCGGCTGGCGGGGCGGCTGACCGAACGGATCGGCCCACGCTGGCCGCTCACGATCGGACCGATCGTGACGGCGATCGGCTTCGCGTTGCTGCTGCGCGCCGATCCGCACGGCAGCTATTGGACGGCGATCCTGCCGGGCATGGCCGTGATCGCGCTGGGCATGGCCGGCACGGTGGCGCCGCTGACGACGGCGGTTCTCTCCTCGGTCGACGATCGCCACACCGGCACCGCCTCCGGCTTCAACAGCGCGATCGCGCGGACGGGTGGCCTGATCGCGACCGCTCTGGGCGGGGCGGTGTTGTCCCGCACTGGCGTGGCCCTGGTCGATGCTTTCCATGTCGCCGCGATCGTGGGTTCGGCGCTGGCGCTTGCCTCCGGCATCGCCGCCTTTGCCACGCTGGAAAGCTGAAAGACTTCCGTTCGTGCTGAGCTTGTCGAAGCACCGTTCTTCTTTTCAGCCGGATGAAGAAGGACGGTGCTTCGACAGGCTCAGCACGAACGGGAAGATTAGAGAAATACCGTATCCCACAGTTGGGCTAACGCGGTTTAGCGTGTAGGGGCGGCGCCCCATGTCAGCCTCCCCCCTTCAAACCCTCGGCCTCGATTTCGGCACGACCAACTCGGTCGTCGCGCTCACGCATGACGGGACGACCGATCCTGTCCTGCTCGATGCGCCCGGCGGCAAGACCACCTCCTTCCGCTCGGCCCTGTGCTTCTGGGAAGACGAGGGCGGGCGCGGCAAGCTCGCGTCCGAGGCGGGGCCGTGGGCGATCGCCGAATATGCGGAATTTCCGCAGGGCAGCCGCTTCATCCAGTCGTTCAAGTCGGTCGCCGCCAATGCCGCGTTCGAGCATGCGACGATCTTCGAGAAGCGTTTCCGCTTCGAGGAACTGGGCCGCCTGTTCCTCGACAAGCTGGCCGCACGCGCGGGCGGCGTGTTCAAGACCGCAGACCGGATCGTGATCGGCCGCCCCGTGGAATATGCGGGTCACCGTCCAGACGATGCGCTGGCGCGGCAGCGTTACGCCGCGATGTTCGCCGCGATCGGCGCCGAGATTCACTATGTTTACGAGCCGGTCGGCGCGGCCTTCAGCTACGCCTCCCGCATCAGCGATCCGGCCACGATCCTCGTTGCCGATTTCGGCGGCGGCACCAGCGACTTTTCGGTCGTCTCGATCGACCGGCCCGGTTCGGCGCACCGCTGCGTTCCGCTCGGCCATGCGGGCGTGGGCATTGCCGGCGATCGCTTCGATTATCGCCTGATCGATCATCTCGTGCTGCCGCTGCTGGGCAAGGGCGGCACCTATCGATCGTTCGACAAATTGCTGGAGATTCCGGGCGGCTATTTCGCCGATGTGGGCGACTGGTCGCGCCTCGCCCTGATGCGCAACCGCCGTACGCTGGCCGAACTGGAGAAGCTCCAGAAATCCGCGACCGATCCGGACTCGATCGGCCGCATGATCGCGCTGATCGAGCAGGAACTGGGCTTCCGTCTCTATGAAGCGGTGGACCGCGTGAAGCGGGACCTTTCGGCCAACGAGAGCGCGCACTTCCATTTCGCGGGCGGCGGCCTCTCGATCGAGGCGCCCGTAACGCGCGCCGAATTCGAGGCGTGGATCGCGCCGGACGTCGCGCGGATGGAGGCCGCCGTCGATCGCGCGCTGGCGACCGCCGGCACGCCCGCCGACCGGATCGACCGCGTGTTCCTGACGGGCGGGTCCTCGCTCACGCCGCGCATCCGCCGCCTGTTTGCGGACCGCTTCGGCGAGGACCGGATCGCCAGCGGCAACGAACTCTCCTCGATCGCGCACGGGCTCGCCCTGATCGGGCAGGAGGAGGATCTGGCGCCCTGGGCGGCCTGAAACGGGTCCCAAAACTGGCCGAACCCGGAACGCCCGCCTAAGACGCGCTTTCCACCCTCATCAACGGGAGATCGCGTCATGCAGGAGATCGGCGTCGGCCTGATCGGATACGGACTGGCGGGGCGCGCCTTCCACGCGCCTTATGTGGCGGTGACGCCCGGCATGACGCTGCACGCTGTCGTCTCGCGCGATGCCGCCAAGGTCCATGCGGGCCTGCCGGGCATGGATGTGGTGCCGGATGTCGCCGCGCTGGTGGCGCGGGACGATGTGGACCTCGTCATCGTCGCCAGCCCGGACGAGCTTCATGCCGAGCATGCGCTGGCGGCGCTGGCGGCGGGCAAGCATGTGCTGATCGACAAGCCCTTCGCCACCACGCTGGCGGATGCGCGCCGCATCGCCGCCGAGGGCGAGGCGCGGGGCCGCATCGTGACCGTCTTCCAGAATCGCCGCTGGGATGCCGATTTCCGCACGCTCCAGCGCCTGATCGCGGGTGGCGAACTGGGCGAGATCGTCGAGCTGGAAAGCCGCTTCGATCGCTTCCGTCCCACGTTCACCGATACGTGGAAGGACGCGCGCACCGCGGGACCGTGGCTGGATCTGGGCCCGCATCTGATCGATCAGGCGCTCACCCTGTTCGGACGCCCCATCGGCGTGACAACCGATCTGGCGACGCAGCGCGCAGGCGCGCCCGCTGCCGATTATGTACATGCGACGTTGCGCTACGAGACGGTGCGCGTACATCTCCACGCCAGCAAGCTGGTGGCCGCGCATGGCCTGCGCTTCGCCGCGCACGGCACGCGTGGCAGCTGGATGAAGCAGGGGCTCGACGTGCAGGAGGGCAAGGCCGTGGCGGGTCAGGCGCCCGCCGGCGAGGATTGGGGTCTCGATCCCGTGCCCGGCCTGCTGTTCCGTCCGGAGGATGGCCCGGAGCCCGTCGCGTTCGTCAACGAGAAGGGCGACTATCGCTTGTTCTGGCAGGCGCTGGCGGAAGCGATTCGCGGCGATGGCCCCAGCCCCGTGCCCGCCTCGGCCGGCGTGGCGGTGCTGGAGGTGATCGATGCGGGCCTGCGCAGCGCGGCCGAGCGACGCGAGATCCTGTTGTAAGACGGATGCGGAGCCTCAACGGCTCCGCAGCGTCACAGCCGGATCAGCGAAACGTCGACCACCGGCTTCTTGCCGGTCCATTCGGTCGCCTTGCGCCGCACGGCGAGGCGAATCGACTCGCGCAGCTTGGCCTCGTCCTTGCCGCCGGCCTGCACCGCCTTGGCCGCCGCCTCGCTGGCTTCCTGGATGAAGTCCGCGCGATCTTCCTCCACCGGCACGCCCTGGAAGCTGATCGCGGGCTTGCCCTTGAGCCGACCCGCCTGATCCAGCGCCACCGCGACCGCGATCACGCCGTGCAGCGAAATCTTGCGCCGCTCGTTCATCGTCGTGCCGTCGGCGGGCAGGATCACGTCGCCGTCAAGGATCAGGCGGCCAGAACGCTCGGTGCCGATCTTCTTCGGCCCGTCGGGCGCGAGGCGGATCACGTCGCCGTTCATCTGCACGATCGACTTGGGCACGCCGAGGCTGTCCGCCAGCCGTGCCTGCTCGGCCATGTGGCGCATCTCGCCGTGGACGGGCAGCACGATCTCGGGCTGGATCCAGCGATACATCAGTTCGAGTTCGGGGCGCCCCGGATGGCCGGACACATGGACATGCGCCTGCCGGTCCGTGATCATGATGATGTCCTTGGCGGCGAGCGCATTCTGGATGCGGCCGATCGCCATCTCGTTGCCGGGGATCTGCTTGGACGAGAAGACCACCGTATCGCCCTTCGACAGCTTCAGCTGATGGCTGTCGAACGCGATGCGGGCGAGCGCCGCGCGCGATTCGCCCTGGCCGCCGGTGGCGATGATCATCACGTCGCGCGGCGGCAGGCTCATCGCCGTATCGAAATCGATCACGGGCGGGAAATCGTCCATATAGCCGACGCTCTTGGCCACCTTCAGGATGCGATCGAGCGAGCGGCCCGCCACGCACAGCTGACGGTTCGTGTCGCGCGCCACCTGGCCCAGCGTCTGCAGCCGTGCCGCATTCGAGGCGAAGGTGGTGACGAGCACGCGGCCCTTGGCCTCGCGGATCACCGCATCCAGCCCCTCGCGCACCGCCGCTTCGGAGCCCGACGCGGATTCGTTGAACACGTTGGTGCTGTCGCACACCAGGGCCAGCACGCCCTTGTCCCCGATCGCGGTCAGTTCCTCGGCGGTGGCGGGCGTGCCGAGCAGGGGCTCGTCGTCCAGCTTCCAGTCGCCGGTGTGGAAGATACGGCCGTAGGGCGTATCGATCAGGAGCGCATTGCCCTCCGGGATCGAATGGGCGAGCGGCACATAGGTGAAGCTGAAGGGGCCGAGATCGAAGCTGGAATCGCGCGGGATGATGTTGAGCTTCACCTGCTTGGTGATGCCCTCTTCCTCCAGCTTGCCCTTGATCAGCCCGGCCGTGAACGGCGTGGCATAGAGCGGCACGCCCAGATCGGCGGCGAGATAGGGGATCGCGCCGATATGATCCTCATGCCCGTGCGTCAGCACGATGCCGAGGAGATCCTTGGCATGTTTCTCGATGAATTCGAGGTCCGGCAGGATCAGATCGATGCCGGGATAAGCGGGGTCGGCGAACGTCAGGCCGAGATCCACCATCACCCATTTGCCCTGGGTGCCGTAGAGATTCACGTTCATCCCGATCTCCCCCGAGCCGCCAAGCGCGAGGAAGAGCAGTTCGTTACCGGGTTTGGTCATGGAATTCCGATGATGGTGCGATCGCGGCCGCTGCGCCTGGGGAGCCGCGCGGACGTATTGTTTCGCACGCTCATGTAGAGGCTCCGCCATCAGTCGCAACCCCAGGTGACACTTGTTATCTTTCCCTATGCGTCAAAAAATTCCCGCTTGAGGAAATTGCAGCAAGATATTCGCATCTTGCCTGCCTGTATGATCGGACACCCCTGATCCTCTCCCTGAGATGGCCAATTTTAGGGATTTATGGAACCATTTTGCAGCGAGGCCGTTGCTTCCCGCAACCCCTGTTCGGCATGTCGGCGCCCCAGTAAAAGCCGTTGCTGTCAATCCTATTACCAATAATCGCGTTTACGCTTAGGTTAATCGATACGGTAACTATGGATTTGGCTTTTCGCAGTCGCAGCATAATTGGAGAAAAGGCCCGACCAATTTCACGAAATTGGCGGATTTTGATGATCTCGACAAATCTCTACTTGCACCCGAAGTAAAGCCCGTCTAGTCGCTAACGACCTCGGGAGCGCGGCGCCCGCAGAGCAAGCGAGAATCGGCCCCTGACAGGAGGGCCGCCGCTGGGAGAGGATGCCGCTAAGACAACGAGGATGTAGCCCGGCCGCGGCCGCGCCGGGCTACTTTCCAGTCCGGCCCGCCCCCTGCCGCCTCCCGATCAACGCCATCTGGATCGACACCATTTCGATCGAAGCCATTCCGATCGGCAAGGCTCCGCTTTCACGGATCGGCTCCAGCCGCTAAAGGCGCGCGATGACTTCCCCGTCCACCCGTCCACCCTCGCGCCCGTTGCCCAAGACCTTCAGCGTCAAATCCTTCGGCTGCCAGATGAACGCCTATGACGGCGCACGCATGGCAGAATTGCTGGAAGAACAGGGCCTCGTCGCGGTGGAGACGGACGAAGCGGATCTCGTCCTGCTCAACACCTGCCATATCCGCGAGAAGGCGGCCGAGAAGGTCTATTCGGATATCGGCCGGCTGACGAAGACCGCGCAGGGCAAGGGGCGCGCCAAACCGATGATCGCGGTGGCGGGCTGCGTCGCGCAGGCCGAGGGCGCCGAAATCCCGCGCCGCGCGCCCGCCGTGGATCTGGTGGTCGGCCCGCAGGCCTATCATCGCCTGCCCGATCTGATCGCCGAAGCCGCCTCCGGCAAGAAGGCGCTGGATACGGACATGCCCGCCGCCTCCAAATTCGATGCGCTGCCGAAGCGGCGGCGACAGGGGCCCGGCGCGTTCCTCACCGTGCAGGAGGGCTGCGACAAATTCTGCACCTATTGCGTGGTGCCCTACACGCGCGGCGCCGAGATTTCGCGCCCGTGGGGCCAAGTGGTGGACGAGGCGAAGGCGCTCGTCGATGCCGGTGCGCGCGAGATCACGTTGCTCGGCCAGAACGTCAACGCCTGGACGCACGAGGGGCGCGGCCTGCACGATCTGATCGAGGAACTGGCCAGGCTGCCCAGGCTCGCGCGCATCCGCTACACGACCAGCCACCCCAACGACATGGCCGACGGGCTGATCGCCGCGCATCGCGACATCGACAAGCTCATGCCCTTCCTGCACCTGCCCGTGCAGGCCGGCAGCGATCGCATCCTGAAGGCGATGAACCGCAGCCACGATGTGGCGAGCTACCTGAAGCTGATCGATCGCGTGCGCGCCGTCCGGCCCGATATCGCCATCTCCGGCGACTTCATCGTCGGCTTCCCCGGCGAGACGGATGCGGAATTCGAGGAGACGCTCTCGGCCGTCCGCGCGATCGGCCACGCGCAGGCCTTCTCGTTCAAATATTCGCCCCGCCCCGGCACGCCCGCCGCGACGATGGGCGATGCCGTGCCCGCCGCCGTGATGGACGAACGGCTCCAGCGGCTGCAGGCGCTGATCGCCGAGCAGCAATATGCGTTCAACCGCGCGACGCTCGGCAAGACCTGCGCCGTACTGATCGAGCGCGACGGCAAATTGCCCGGCCAGCGCCTCGGCAAATCCCCGTGGCTGCAATCCGTGCTGATCGATGGCGGCGCGATCGGCGATCTGGTCGACGTGACGATCACGCAGGCCGGCCCGAACAGCCTGCAGGGCGAGGCGAAAGTGCTGGCGGCCGCCTGAACTTCTGTTCCTCCCCAGCTTTGCTCGGGAAGGGAACCGCAGACAGTGCGGTGGAGGGGCAAATCCCGCCGCCGCGCAACTCCCCTACACCTCTCCCCATGTAGCCATGGAAAGGAGGAACGGCCCGGCTTGACTCCGCGCACTCCTGATAAGAACATATCAGGAACATGTATGCGCGAGTCGTCTTCCCTTCCGCCCGCCCAGAGCCGGCCCTATTCCGCTTTGCCCTCGGCGGAGAGGGAGCCCCGCACGCGCTTCCCGCTGGGTGCGGAGGCGCTGGATGCGCTGCTCGGCGGCGGGCTGGAGCGCGGCCGGCTCCACGAATTCCATGCGGCGACGGAAGACGATCTGCCGAGCATGACGGGTTTCGCGCTGACGCTGGCGCTGCGGGCGGGCGGACGCGACGGCCAGATCGTGTGGCTGGCGGAAGCGAAGCGCGGGGGTGGACTGCTTCATGGGCCGGGCGTGGCGGAGTTGGGCGCGGATCCGGCGCGATTGCTGTTCGTGACCGTGCCGGACGAGAAAATGCTGCTCAAGGCGGCGGCGGACGTGGTGCGCTCGCCCGCGGCGGGCACGGCGGTGATCGCGCCCTCCCCGCGCCCCCGCCATCTGGATCTCACCGCGACACGCCGACTGATGCTGTTCGCCGAGCGCTCGGGCGTCACCGTGCTGTTGCTGCGGGGGGTGAGCGCGGAGGCGCCGTCCGCCGCCGCCACGCGCTGGCGGATCGCCGCTGCCCCCTCGACACCGCTGGAGGCGAATGCACCCGGCGCCCCGGCCTTCGCGGTGGATCTCGTCCGCAGGCGCGGCGGCGCGCCCTCGCCCGGCTGGAGACTGGAGTGGGATCGTGACGCCGGACGCTTCGCCCCTCACGGCGGGACCTCGCCGCTATCTAGCGATCTGGCTGCCGATGCTCGCCGCCGACGCCTGGCGGGTTAGCCAGCCGATCCTCCCCGGCAAGCGAGCCGAACACTCGGCCGCACAGGCCGGGGGGCGGGCATCCCACCCTCGCGGCGCCAGCCCGCCCCCGGCCCCTCCCGCAAGCGGAAGGGGAGAAGCAGACCCCGTCATCGTCTTCACCGAGACGCACGCCAATGCGACGCGCCTCACCGCGCTCACCCGCATGGCCATGGCGGCGGGGCTCACCCCCGGCCTGACGTTGGCAGACGCCCGCGCACGCCTGCCCGATCTGGTCGCAATCCCGCGCGATCAGGGGGCGGAGGCTCGCCTGCTCGCCCGCGCGGTCGATGCCTGTCGCGCATATTCGCCGGTGGTCGCGCCTCAGCCTCCCGACGGCATCGCGCTCGATATCGCGGGCTGCACGCATCCCTATGGCGACGAAAGCCGGCTCGCCGCCGATCTCGCCCGCCGCCTCGCGCGCCTTGGCCTCACGCTCCGTCTCGGGCTGGGCGACACGCCGGAGGCCGCCCGTGCCCGTGCCCGCTTCGGCGCGGATGCGGAGGCCGATCTGCTCGCGCTTCCGGTCGAGGCATTGGAGGCCTCGGCCGAAACCACGCTGGCGCTGCGCCGCGCGGGGCTGAAGCGCATCATGGATCTCGCCTGCCGCCCGCGCCGGATGCTGGCCGCGCGCTTCGGCGATCTCGCGCTCCATCTCGGCCGCCTGCTGGGCGAGGAGGATCGCCGCATCACCGCCGATCGCCCGCTGGATCCGGTGTTCGCGCTCCGCCGTTTCGCCGAGCCGATCGCGCGCGTCGAGGATGGCCTCGCCTGCCTCGATCAGCTTCTCGCGGAAGCCGCCGTCACCCTGCTGGAACGGCATGAGGGCGGCCGCCGCTTCGTCGCGCGCTTCTTCCGCAGCGACGGCGCCGTGCCCGGCCTCGCGGTGGAGACGGGCCGCCCGGTGCGCGATCCCGCCATCGTCATGCGCCTGTTCCGCGAGCGGCTGGAGGCCTTGTCCGATCCGATCGATCCCGGCTTCGGCTTCGACTGCATCCGCCTCGACATCCCCGTCACCGAGCCCCTCGCCCCCGCGCAGGATGGGCTGGACGGGAGCGAGCGCACGGCCGAGCCGCTGGCGGAACTGGTCGATCGCCTCGTCGCCCGGCTCGGCGCGGACCGGATCGCCCGCCTCGCCCCGCTCGACAGCCACATCCCCGAATGCGCGGTCGCGCGCGTCCCCGCGACGACCGCGCCGGACTGGCCCGCACCTTCGCCCGAAGATCCGCCGCTGCGCCCCCTGCGCCTGCTCGATCCGCCCCAGCCGATCGAGGTGACGTACGGTTTGCCCGAAGGCCCGCCCCGCCGCTTCGTCTGGCGCGCCCACGCGCATGAGGTGGCGCGCTGGGAAGGGCCGGAGCGGATCGCCGCCGAATGGTGGCGCCGGCGCGATCGGGGCGGCCTGACGCGCGATTATTATCGGGTGGAGGACAAGGCCGGCCACCGCTTCTGGCTGTTCCGCCACGGCTTGGCAGGCGGGGAAACCGAACGGCCCGATTG
This DNA window, taken from Sphingomonas sp. AP4-R1, encodes the following:
- a CDS encoding MarC family protein, giving the protein MDLSPLPVESVVGAFLLAFPALFSIVNPVGAALIFNEVMTGRTRAERHRMAARIGIYSTIVLLVSLWLGSYVLNFFGVSLEALRIAGGLVVAIRAWTLLMQPGTHEERKASAAAPAQDAGEDVAFFPLTMPFTTGPGTIAVAIALSSQRPASGIGTLPFFGGMSLAAVAIAIIIWLAYRWADRVVALLGNAGARVFSRLVAFLLLCVGVQIIVTGAIGVAHIMFTQTPR
- a CDS encoding MFS transporter — encoded protein: MREAVRHPGWTIAATMLASSLAFIDGSVTNVALPAIGHDLQARGEALPWVINAYLLPLSALLLIGGAAGDHFGRRRVLTWGILLFAAASVACALAADLHVLLAGRVLQGIGAALLMPNSLGILGSSFEGEARGRAVGTWAAAGAIASAIGPPLGGWMVDAIGWRVIFYINIPVAAAAILIARAYVAESASEEGRLDWLGALLATGALGALTWALTLWSAHHQASPASWTGLSAGIALLILFVVTEHRLGERAMMPLSLFGSRPFVGLTLLTFLLYGALGGLIVMLPYLLIVGGGYSPAQAGLALLPFSIVIGTASRLAGRLTERIGPRWPLTIGPIVTAIGFALLLRADPHGSYWTAILPGMAVIALGMAGTVAPLTTAVLSSVDDRHTGTASGFNSAIARTGGLIATALGGAVLSRTGVALVDAFHVAAIVGSALALASGIAAFATLES
- a CDS encoding Hsp70 family protein; translation: MSASPLQTLGLDFGTTNSVVALTHDGTTDPVLLDAPGGKTTSFRSALCFWEDEGGRGKLASEAGPWAIAEYAEFPQGSRFIQSFKSVAANAAFEHATIFEKRFRFEELGRLFLDKLAARAGGVFKTADRIVIGRPVEYAGHRPDDALARQRYAAMFAAIGAEIHYVYEPVGAAFSYASRISDPATILVADFGGGTSDFSVVSIDRPGSAHRCVPLGHAGVGIAGDRFDYRLIDHLVLPLLGKGGTYRSFDKLLEIPGGYFADVGDWSRLALMRNRRTLAELEKLQKSATDPDSIGRMIALIEQELGFRLYEAVDRVKRDLSANESAHFHFAGGGLSIEAPVTRAEFEAWIAPDVARMEAAVDRALATAGTPADRIDRVFLTGGSSLTPRIRRLFADRFGEDRIASGNELSSIAHGLALIGQEEDLAPWAA
- a CDS encoding oxidoreductase, which translates into the protein MQEIGVGLIGYGLAGRAFHAPYVAVTPGMTLHAVVSRDAAKVHAGLPGMDVVPDVAALVARDDVDLVIVASPDELHAEHALAALAAGKHVLIDKPFATTLADARRIAAEGEARGRIVTVFQNRRWDADFRTLQRLIAGGELGEIVELESRFDRFRPTFTDTWKDARTAGPWLDLGPHLIDQALTLFGRPIGVTTDLATQRAGAPAADYVHATLRYETVRVHLHASKLVAAHGLRFAAHGTRGSWMKQGLDVQEGKAVAGQAPAGEDWGLDPVPGLLFRPEDGPEPVAFVNEKGDYRLFWQALAEAIRGDGPSPVPASAGVAVLEVIDAGLRSAAERREILL
- a CDS encoding ribonuclease J, which encodes MTKPGNELLFLALGGSGEIGMNVNLYGTQGKWVMVDLGLTFADPAYPGIDLILPDLEFIEKHAKDLLGIVLTHGHEDHIGAIPYLAADLGVPLYATPFTAGLIKGKLEEEGITKQVKLNIIPRDSSFDLGPFSFTYVPLAHSIPEGNALLIDTPYGRIFHTGDWKLDDEPLLGTPATAEELTAIGDKGVLALVCDSTNVFNESASGSEAAVREGLDAVIREAKGRVLVTTFASNAARLQTLGQVARDTNRQLCVAGRSLDRILKVAKSVGYMDDFPPVIDFDTAMSLPPRDVMIIATGGQGESRAALARIAFDSHQLKLSKGDTVVFSSKQIPGNEMAIGRIQNALAAKDIIMITDRQAHVHVSGHPGRPELELMYRWIQPEIVLPVHGEMRHMAEQARLADSLGVPKSIVQMNGDVIRLAPDGPKKIGTERSGRLILDGDVILPADGTTMNERRKISLHGVIAVAVALDQAGRLKGKPAISFQGVPVEEDRADFIQEASEAAAKAVQAGGKDEAKLRESIRLAVRRKATEWTGKKPVVDVSLIRL
- the miaB gene encoding tRNA (N6-isopentenyl adenosine(37)-C2)-methylthiotransferase MiaB, whose protein sequence is MTSPSTRPPSRPLPKTFSVKSFGCQMNAYDGARMAELLEEQGLVAVETDEADLVLLNTCHIREKAAEKVYSDIGRLTKTAQGKGRAKPMIAVAGCVAQAEGAEIPRRAPAVDLVVGPQAYHRLPDLIAEAASGKKALDTDMPAASKFDALPKRRRQGPGAFLTVQEGCDKFCTYCVVPYTRGAEISRPWGQVVDEAKALVDAGAREITLLGQNVNAWTHEGRGLHDLIEELARLPRLARIRYTTSHPNDMADGLIAAHRDIDKLMPFLHLPVQAGSDRILKAMNRSHDVASYLKLIDRVRAVRPDIAISGDFIVGFPGETDAEFEETLSAVRAIGHAQAFSFKYSPRPGTPAATMGDAVPAAVMDERLQRLQALIAEQQYAFNRATLGKTCAVLIERDGKLPGQRLGKSPWLQSVLIDGGAIGDLVDVTITQAGPNSLQGEAKVLAAA
- a CDS encoding ImuA family protein yields the protein MRESSSLPPAQSRPYSALPSAEREPRTRFPLGAEALDALLGGGLERGRLHEFHAATEDDLPSMTGFALTLALRAGGRDGQIVWLAEAKRGGGLLHGPGVAELGADPARLLFVTVPDEKMLLKAAADVVRSPAAGTAVIAPSPRPRHLDLTATRRLMLFAERSGVTVLLLRGVSAEAPSAAATRWRIAAAPSTPLEANAPGAPAFAVDLVRRRGGAPSPGWRLEWDRDAGRFAPHGGTSPLSSDLAADARRRRLAG
- a CDS encoding DNA polymerase Y family protein, giving the protein MTPDASPLTAGPRRYLAIWLPMLAADAWRVSQPILPGKRAEHSAAQAGGRASHPRGASPPPAPPASGRGEADPVIVFTETHANATRLTALTRMAMAAGLTPGLTLADARARLPDLVAIPRDQGAEARLLARAVDACRAYSPVVAPQPPDGIALDIAGCTHPYGDESRLAADLARRLARLGLTLRLGLGDTPEAARARARFGADAEADLLALPVEALEASAETTLALRRAGLKRIMDLACRPRRMLAARFGDLALHLGRLLGEEDRRITADRPLDPVFALRRFAEPIARVEDGLACLDQLLAEAAVTLLERHEGGRRFVARFFRSDGAVPGLAVETGRPVRDPAIVMRLFRERLEALSDPIDPGFGFDCIRLDIPVTEPLAPAQDGLDGSERTAEPLAELVDRLVARLGADRIARLAPLDSHIPECAVARVPATTAPDWPAPSPEDPPLRPLRLLDPPQPIEVTYGLPEGPPRRFVWRAHAHEVARWEGPERIAAEWWRRRDRGGLTRDYYRVEDKAGHRFWLFRHGLAGGETERPDWYVHGLFA